DNA sequence from the Nicotiana tomentosiformis chromosome 3, ASM39032v3, whole genome shotgun sequence genome:
aatagaaaccccaaattgattttgaatttcagcgtggaaggtctggaaaatagaaaacaactcagatcgattttttatcaaaaatatccaagtgcacctggaataatcatcaatgaaactgacaaagtagcggaatcctaaggtggaactgacccgactaggaccccaaacatctgaatggactaaagtaaaaggtgactctgctcgattatcaagacgccgagggaaatgggagcgggtatgcttaccgagctgacatgactcacactctagagctgacaagtgagataaaccagataccattttctgaagttttgacaaactgggatgtcctaaccgtttatgtaataaatctggtgaatcagtaacatgataagttgtagaaggaagacaagatgtgagttcatgtgatttagcaagaataaggtaataaagtccgtttgattcacgcccggtacTAATGATCCaccccgtactgcgttcctgtataaaaacatggtcatcaagaaataaaacaacgcatttaagtgatttggctaagcgactaacaactatgagattagaaggactattgggaacataaaggactgaatctaaaggtaaggaaggaagtgggcttgcttgacctattgcagttgccatgatttgagacccattggccattgtgacttttggaagagattgagaatacgaaatagtagtgaaaagagatttgttaccagaaatatgatctgatgcacatgaatcaatgacccaagacttaGAGGAcgaagattgggagaaacaagtcacgctattacctgtttgaacaacagaagctatctcagaagatgtctgcttacatgctttatactgaaggaactcaatatactctGCTAAAGAAGCCATCCGACaattcaaagcatcggttcccatgtcgctacaatttgtagcagtagggttaacttgaaatagtggaaataaataactcctgtgagaaaactgaagaaatagcttgaaaaaacactgtttacagcaggaaaacaGAACACTGTTCTGTGCCGGAAACACTATTTCACGCcggaaacactgtagctcgccggaaaatttcaaagttgtcggaatttgttgtaaccaggatggatagactcggaattcctttgtgagcaagctgtcctgaagaaatattttcaaaaaatggccagaaaggtcactgttcacgccggaaaaatataaaagtggccggaatttgatttgaattagatgggtaggttcggaattttgaggagagcacactgtcctgaagaagcttcACGAAAAAATTGCCGGAAAGTGGCCGGAACCCTCGTCGGAAAAGTTGTTGCCGCCGCGTGGAGGAGCGTGGcggcttttctgccggataaaatttcaggggttggtagtcggagggtgatctacctcgtggtggtgttggttttagcacaacaccgacagaaagtgacttttacttagacaagccttaggtcaccggaaaaattacacgatgactaagttctttcttcccggttaacgctggaatgacgcacaacgatcttttctcactaatgctctgataccatgtgagaaggcacgggagaaaatatgttattgatattagatgataaatacaatacaagaggtccctatttatagctatacactacaaggagatattactcctcttccaatgtgggacaagactacactatacatatctataaactaacaaGAGTCATTAGACCTTTGGCTAATAGTTCAGTTGTTCCTAGAGGAATTCACTCTGGGCATCCAAAAAAAGGGAGGGCTGTATCAGTGCCTGGGAGAATTATCCATCCCTCTAATAGAAGCTGATGATGTGAACTTAGAGCTCTTATCCCTCTTTCTAGATCATCTTGCTACACGCCATCTGTCAAAATGTTAAATGTGTTGCTTATCTCAGATATCTGCTCGCCAGGCAAGTTGACAGTTAGCACTTCCTTTCCTCTTTAAGACTCTTCAATTTCTCGCCAAATTGTCCACATCATTGTTGGAAATGTCACTTCCCAAGCAATGTCTCTATTTCTTCTTGTAATTCTGTCGCGACTCTGGAAAATGGTTCTTCATGTTTCCTTGCATACTCAACTGATATCTCTCATGTTTAGCATCTTATTCCATGCCCTTGCTACAGTGTAACTTTGAGAAATAAGTAGAAGAGTTTGGTGGAATGCATCAAAACAATATCTTACGCCTGAATGCTTCTATATGCACTCTTTACTATGCTTTTTTAAAGGTAAAATAACTTTATTATGATTGTAATTAGTTTGGAAAACAAGCTGTATAACCATAAAGTAGAAAATCCGCAAAAAAGATGATTCTCTATAAAAGATACCCAATCTCCTTACAAACTGGATTCTAATTGGTGCACCAAAAAGAAATTAGAGGTAATATTCATCAATGTACACAATCACTTTCTATCCCTTCAACAGCTCTCATATTTCTATCCCTTTAAAGGAAGGACATAAGAGCTAGTGGAGCAATATCCCACACCTTTGTCTTCTCTCCCTTCTTCTGAAAGCACAACTTAATATTGCCTCCTTCACTGTGCCTGACATCCTCCATTGTAAGCCGAACCATTTCAAAATCTCCCACCATAACTGATATGCTACATATAATGCAAAAGGAGATGATCTATATCTTTACACGAAGTGTTATACATAAAAAACCAACTGACATATGTAATCCTCCTCGTTCTAGTTTCGCTGTTGAGATCACTCCTCTTACTGTCAACCAAGCCAAAAAACATACCTTTCTGGTGTCCCAGCCAAATTGATTGATACAGGGATGCTAGTTCTTCTCTAACCAAAAGCTTATGGTAATACGACTTAACTGAGAGCCTCCTGTTGATCCCAACCCCATCTCCATTAGTCCTGTTTGACAAGCAATGCGTTTACCTTGTAGAACATTTCAAATAGGCTTTCAAGTTCATCTATCTCCCAATCTTGAAGACACTCCTCCTATACTTCAAGTCCCATTGAATTCCTCCTCATGCATCCTTCTTACCCGCTGTTCTGTCATTTCTTTCCGTAGATGTTTGGAAATGTGTGAATCAACCACACCACATGTGCTTCCAAAAATTGCCCCTAGTTCCATCCCCAACCCTAAATATGACTTATCCGCTGAACTCGTCCCATCCCTTCATAATATTCCTCCACAGGCTGCTCCCAAAAGGAAAATGTGTTTTAAGTCCTCGGCCCCATCCACCTTTCATGTTTTTCTGCTATTACCCCCTCCATAGAGCTTGTTCCTCGATCTCAAATCTCTATGTAGAGCCTTGCTGAAAACATGAAGATCTATCCGTGAGGCCTCCCCATCTCTTTGGTGTCGTTACTCTCTCCCATCTGACTAAGTGAAGCTTCGGAGCCCCCTTTCCTTACTCCCATAAGCAGTTCCTTTGGAGTCTCTCTAATTTATATGAATACTAACCAATGCTTGTAGCGGTGACATGAAGCATGTCGGAATAGTCGACAAAACACTCTGTACTCCCTTCCTCCCTTTTGACAAATAGTTCCTCTGCCATCCTGCTAATCtcttttcaactctttcaatCATCACTTTTCACTGTGTTTGGTCCTTGTTAGACGCACACAAGGCACACCAAGATGTATAGTGGGTAGAGCTCCAAATCGATATGGTCCACTGCGCCGCCCACTCACATGATCTCATACTTTGTGAGGTTTATCTTCAGATCTTGATACTATCTCATACCATATTGGGTTAATGTCTGCATCACAAACACTAATGTGTTGTCCGCGAACAAGTAGTGGGTAAATTGGCTCCCATCACTGTCGAGAAGTCCCTCAAGTATCCACCTACAACTGCTTTGTCCATCATTTTTGTTCCAGTAGTATCAAAGTCAATGTGCCCTGCAGTCTGAGTCCCCTCGGACTGCCAAAGACACCGCATGGACTGCCATTCACCGCAACCAAGTTCTATCTGACTATTGATAAGCAGAACTTGATCCACCTCAATCAATGAAGTTATTTTGACCCCAATTTACCATCATACATCTTTTACATGTGGATTCATGCTAGTAGGTATTGCTAATTGAGCATCTTTTAATGATCACTTGCAAATCATGATtgctattgttattatatttCCTATGGGTTTATCACTTCAACCAATTACTAACTTTCTTACAATTCTGCAATTAAATTTTTAGATATTATTATAATCGAAGGACAAGAATCTCTAGCTGGGAGAAACCTCTAGAGCTGATGACAGATATGGAGGTGAGGTCACTTGTCAGCCAGCTTTTAGTCTTTTGCTTTATgcagacaagagtgggttgctctagtggtaagcaccctccacttccaactaagaggttgtgagttcgagtcaccccaagagcaagttggggagttcttggagggagggagccgagggtttaTCGTAatcagcctctctaccctagggtaggggtaaggtctgcgtacacactaccctccccagaccccactagtgggattatactgggttgttgttgttgttgttgctttatGCAGATAGTGACAGTTTAGTTTTATCCAATTTCTTGTACTTAAAAAAAAAGTTTTATCCTATTCTTGAAGTATGAAGCTTAACACTCTTTCTTTCCTGAACATCTGTGATTTCTGCATAATGTTCGGAGAGAGAGAGCAGATCTCTCTGATCTTGCTATACTATGTAGTCTTCAATTGGGATATTCATTTGCCTTTTGTTTCCAGTATAGCTATAAAAGATTTTGTATTTTCCACTATTGTTCTAAAAGATGTGTGTTAAGCATATGCAATACATGattattttgggccatttttttACCAGCAATTTTTTTGTCTTGATTAATGTAATGTCATTGTTACTCTATAGCTAGATGGGGAGTGGAAACTTGATGTAAGACTGAGGTTCACTCTTCACATTCTGGTTTACAGAAGAGTAGTTTGGCTGGTGGGGAGATTTTTGGACTTTGATTGTTTAAGGTGAGGGACAAATATTAAGGGACTAAGAGCTGGAGGTATAAGGAAGTCTGAACACTTGCAAGTTACAAAGCAGTAATGTTACTATTCAAAGCGTAAAATTTTATCCTATTGAAATAAATATGCACAAAACATGGAAGAAGTAAAAAAGTGGAAGAATGATAATTTAGGATTTTGCCAAGACCCCAAAAATTAATCTGTTGAGGATGGTCCCAAATCACAAATAAACTTTATAAACTTTTGGAAATTAATTCAAGTGTTCTAGGACTGAGTTGAATCATAAATGGATATAAGCAACAAGCTTCTTTGACTAGTACTTTAAGATGAGGCTACACAATGCACGTTTTCTTTGGATCTATTTGCCTAAATATGTGTCATACAATGAGAAACCATAGGTGTCTTGACTTTCTTCTCTTTGGAGGGAACATATGATATATCCTCGGAGTTACCTTCATTCTTTGTTCCTAAAACTTGAGCAATTAGCTGTTATTATGATGTGCAGCTTATAAACTAGAAGATCAAACAATAAATATAGAAGTGACAGATGTATGAAACACAACCTGCCAAGTTTCATTAGCTGGCTTGCATTCTGACACTTGCTTTTAGTCCTTTGTATCTTAATATCAATATTAAAATGTGTGCTTGGATTAGGTATTCTtttaagagcttgagttccttCCTCTAGTCACTCTGATGGGATTGTTAAAATGTGAGGAAATCTCGTTATATTCCTTCTATTGTCAAAGAGAAACTGTAGAAAAGTGTCAAAATTTGTTGGAGTTGTAAGGACAAAGCACAGTTAAAGTATGAGCTTTAGCAAAGAAAGGCGCCAATCAAGAATATATACAAATAGTTAATTATTTGCAGAATATATCTGGACCCCCTTGAACTTAGCACATTTTGTTCAGTGCACACCTGAACTAATTTTGGTTCTAATTACTCCCTGAACTTCGCATTTGATAGCCTCGACCCTCCGGGATGCTGATGTGGCAAAAACCATAAATACACTCTCTTTTAGGCCATGGATGGGAAAAAAAGAAATTAGCTTTCAAGTGGGGTATTTTCCAACTATTATTGCCACATAATAAAATACAATGATTTATTTGTTCCTATTGTATTTCTCCTTGTTTCTTCTTAATATACATGGCGTATTTTATCCCAATTGTGTTTGTTTCCTCTTTAGATACAGTGGTTATTTGTTCCAACTGTGTAAATCCTCTTTTTTCTTTTCGGGCCAAATCAAACTTCATTAGTTGAGCTAAATAAAAAGAAGGTTTAGCCAAAGCAATGGAGTTCAAAGAGTGTACTTTCTAGAGAAAGAAAAAGATTGTGTATTTTTTCCTCATGCAATAGCTATTTGTTTtaactatttattatttttttgggtcAAATTTGTAAAACATTTGGTTGGAATTTCATTATTTTTTTGCTAATGCAATGGAGTTCAAACCGTGCATTTTCTAGagaaagaataatttctttttttcATGCAATAGTTATTTGTTTtaactatatatttatttttttggggTCAAATTTGTAAAACATTTGGTtagaattttattatttttagccaaaaTAATGGAGTTCGTTTGcgtatttctttttatttcttctttagatGCAATTTTTTTTTGGTCAAGTATGTAAAAATAACTTAGATTAGAATATCATTATCTTTAGCCAAACAAAACAATTGTAGCCAAAACAATGTTGTTCTAAGTTTTTTTACATATATGGCCCGAAAAAGATGATCCATGTAATTGGTGGGTTTAAAAGGATAAAAAAATATACTTTCAAAGATTGTCTTTGCCTTctcagaaaaagaagaagaaaaattcatTATAATTCTAAACGTTTTTGCTAATTTTTatacttagggtgtgtttggtataaatGTTTTTCAACTTTCCCATGTTTGGTTAGCTTAAAtgttatgaaaaaatatttttcttgtgaaatcatttttctccttaccccacttgtgggattccacTGGGTTGTCGTTGAAATCATTTTTCTCCAAATGGTGGAAAATGACTTCCCTACCAAGAggagggaaaacattttccaaggCTCTCTTTCAACTTTCCCCATCCCACCCTTACCCCCCCAATCCACACCCTTGCCACCCCCTATCCCCGGAGCCTTGACCTACCACACTGTACCTCGACCTCGCCCGGACCTACCCCCACCATGGCACCCTCCGCCCACCCTCTAACTCCCCGCCCTGACCAACCTCCCCCTTCCTGGCCCACCGCCCACTTCCCCTAcccaatttggtcaagggcaacTTTCAAGTGGAGGGCAAACGTAAACCATTTGGACCCATATTAGTCCGAACATTAAACTTGGGATAAATATTAACAATTTTCTAAAGTATAGGTGTAAATATGATCATTTTCTTTTTTAATGATTCTGTTAGCTGAATTGAAAACAAGGGCAAATGTGTGCCAGTTGTGTAACGACGAGGGTATGATTGACTAGGGCTGCTTATcaggcggattgggcggttatttactcttaacggtttggcttatcggttatcggcttttaaatatattaatccgctagccacccgataagatatcaggcggattggtatcggtttagctcttatcgggcggttatcgggcggtttatcggattATTTGCTGACCGCtgtgactcaaaataaaattcatatgctcagcagactacattccagtctatagaatatgacacctaagaagagagctaaaTAGAAGAAATATAGAGCTACATTCTAGCGTATTTCCCAGTAGAATCATCTCTGGGGATGAGCCTATTAACAACTTATAACTAtcagaagaaatagaagagaacactgggtataacacatgacatcaaaattatctaatagtaactaactggaatagtaaattataactaaatgtctaatagtaaattagtaatagatagagtactggaagtggaagaagggtttttgattatttaatatatatatggatcaaaataaattttatatacatatatatatatatatatatatatatatattttcttaacgggttaacggattatccgttaagaaaattgaataatccgcccccaaaccgataagccgttaataaaaaaatttcaatccgttccccgtccgttaaaccgttaaaccgataccaataagccattaagcttcggttttggttcggttttcggtttcggttcgattttgaacacccctatgATTGACCCCAACTTTAAAGGAGGGTAAAAGTAGACCATTTCACAAACCACAAGGGCAATTTGaaccttttcctttttctcttttgaAGTTTGGCAGGGGATATCAATAACCTCCGACTGGTGTTAATGTCATTGTTTTCTTATTCAACATTTGAATTTGCATGTTTTCTTTGGTTTTTGATTATAGCTTGTTTGAGGGCTGTCTTTCTTGATGCATATGTTATTTTGAACCACTGCACGCATGCTTCCATGTTCCATCCTGGACTGTACAGCTGGAAGTTACTGATATCTATTCCTGAGATACTGTATGTTCAGCTTTTTGACTTGATCTGCGTTCATTCTGTTTTCATTGGGGACAGAGGGCGGATGCATCAACTGACTGGAGAGAATTTACAAGTCCTCAGGGAAAAAAGTGTGTAACTTATATAGGTTCTTCTTGTCCTTGTTCTGGTTGTTCTTTTACAGTGTGGATACTTTTGTGTGTTATTTATGCATAATGCTGATTGCTTTGATTATTCTCTACAGGTATTACTACAACAAGGTTACTAGAAAGTCAAAATGGAAAATGCCTGATGAAGTCAAGGTGATGTTAAATTTTAAATCCAATATGGATTTTTCATTGCTTTAAATTCCATGATAAAAAAAGAGGAAACTATTCTGTTTTGTTGTATCTGTTTCTCAAAAATCTATTATTTATGCATCCACAGTTGGCTCGTCAGGGTATGAAAGTGGATTTAGTCAAGGGATTGGGAAAAGAAAGGGACAGTATTTCACACGCTTCTGATTTTGGATCCATTTCTGGTGTGAAAACATCATCCCCCAGTGCAAATGGTTCACTAGTCTCAGCACAAGGAGCTATGTCAAGCCCAATTGCTGTGGCACCAGTTTCTAACTTACCAACTATTGTGGCTTCAGAATCATCAAGTTTATCTGGTAATATTTCTTCCCTGACGATTGGTGCAGTCGAAATGCAGAATTCTTTGGAACCTGCCTCGCCAGCTGTTGCTACTTCAGAGAAAAATGGAACAGCAGTAACCTTGGAAAATTCTGTTGCAACACCAGTGTATGCTAGAAAGATTCATATGTTTCAGATTAAATTTGCCTCTGGCTTGTGTTGCTATCATATTTGGACTTCAATTTTTGCAGGACTAGTTCTGAGTTTCCTTCAGCTCAGGACTCAATAGTGTATGAAGATGGAGTTTCTCTGGAAAATACGGAGGTACTTTGCCTTTTTGAAATAATTATGCGATTAGGTAAGTACTAGTGGTTAAAACCCTAAGAAAGCTTTTATTAGCTGGATGTTGATCCAACAATGTACTGCAGTTGTTAGTCAATTGCTAACAGGTAAAGATTATGCTCCAATGAGTTTTTCTCTTCTGTACTTTGTGCTTGATGTTGTGCCTTAAATGCAGGAAGTTAAGAAAGATGCTACGATATCTGAAACAGGCAGTGTTACTCCATCAGAAGAGAAAACAGTTGAGCCGGGACCATTAGTTTATGAGAGCAAAGCGGTAAATTTAATTGTTTTTCCGTTTTTCTCCCTTTGTTGTAtgttctgaaaatttctcttaCTCCTATTCTCCTGTTTAAGTATCTGAGCTTTATTACCTCGAGTTATTGCTTACATTGCTTGTTATGATATCCTTTTGCATATTGTCTTCAACTCTTGGCTGCTAAATTCAGGAGGCAAAGAGTGCATTCAAAATTCTTCTAGAGTCTGCAAATATTGGGTCTGACTGGACGTGGGATCAGGTTTATTACTTGCTTTGTTTTGTGCATGCGGAATAATTGAGGAAGATCATTTGATATGAATTGTATTTGTCAGGCAATGAGAGCAATAATCAATGACCGGAGATATGGTGCTCTAAAATCTCTTGGTGAGCGGAAGCAAGCTTTTAATGAGGTATCTCTCCTAGTAGGCATTTGATGATGATGCAGTTGATGGAAAATTTTCCCTTTCCAGTTGATGTTTTGGTTACATAACAAATATCTGGAATGGGTCAATTGCTGCTTCAATGTTTCAGCATACTGTACTTAAAAAAGTATAAGATCTATAGCTTAATATGTAAGTTCTGTGTTCTGTTCCAGTATCTGAGCCATAAGAAAAAACTGGAAGCTGAAGAGAGACGTGTTAAACAGAAGAAAGCTCGGGAAGATTTCAGGATAATGTTAGAAGTAAGCGAAATGTTCTTTTTATGATTTTCTTTTGTGAGTTTCTTCCATTTGATATATCTTAATGTGTAAGACACTTGGTATATTTcacttatttaaaaaaaaaaagatttgatTTTCACAACAATTGCTGTTATTTTTCAATCTTCCACAGGAGTGCAAGGAGCTGGCACCATCTACAAGATGGAGGTTTGTCTTTCATTTGTAATGCTAAGTTGTATGCTGCTGGTTTTCTGTTCTTGATCATTGTTTGTATTTTTTGTGTACCTTGAATTTGCTCCATCATTTGTGCAAGTTCAGTTTGATCCACTAACTATCTGCTATTGATTATTCAGTAAGGCAATCTCCATATTCGAACATGATGAACGTTTTAAAGCTGTTGAACGAGCAAAAGATCGTGAGGACCTTTTTGAAGATTATATGGAGAAACTTGAGAAAAAGGTGAATCTTCTTCCACAGAGTTAGTAAAGGAAGGCACTTACAAGAAGTTGTGGATTTCCCTTGTGTCAATCAATTCTTGTCTGCTTGTATTTGTTAGAATCCAGCATTGGTTAAGTTGCAGGCTGTTATTTCCTTGTATGATCTTGGACAAGCCTCACTAATTGAGTTAGCCTTTCATGTTGAGTTAGGCAAGCCACAAGGTCCATTATCTTAAACATGGTATTAGAGGCAGATTTATTCTGATGCTAGACTATTCATTGTTAGCCCACCAAGGTTACTCAACGCCCCAAATGTCCAGTCTTGGGTGTGCAATTAATGTGTTAGAATCCCACATCGGTTGGGCTTATGGGTTGTAGTTTCCTTTATATGGTCTTGGACAATCTTAAACATGGTTTAAGAGGCAGACCTATCCTGATGCTAGACTATTCAATATTAGCCACGTAGGTTACTCGATGCTCTGTCCAGTCTTGGGCATGCGATTAATGTGTTAGAATCCCTCATCAGTTAGGTGTATGGGCTGTAGTTTCCTTATATGGTCTTGGACAATTCTCCCCACCTTAGCTTTCAGAATTGAGTTAGGTTCTCGGTTCATTACCTCAACAATATTCATTCCATTCCCTCTGCAAAACGTCTTTTAATTTGTTacccttttttttttggtttaaagAGGGAAAAAATAAGTGTTCTAAAGTTTCAACTTAAAATCTAGTGTTCATTGAATAAATTTTAAATGGGTTCTCAAGGGGCGACAGCATTTTAAATTTGTTCACCAATGAATTCCAATCTAAACAGACTTTTAATTGGTATTTCTGCACACACTTTCTTATCTTCACTCTTCCGTCTTTCCTGTACTGAATGGAATTTTGCTTGAATCGAAACCATGACACGCTTCTTTCTCCCTCCCTCTGCTGATCCCTTTCGCCCCAAAAAATAGAAGAAGCTTTTCAATACTTTCATGCAAGTGTAGATGATGTCCCTTTTTAGAAGTGGTCTGCTTTAAAGAGAAATTTTATCTTATTACTTTGTACTGAATCTTTTTTAGGAGCGTGCAAGGGCATTGGAGGAGCAGAAGCGCAACAGAGTGGagtatttagaatttttaaaaTCCTGTGACTTTATTAAGGTATTTGTCCCAGTGGAATTAGCACCAGTTCCTATATTATGTTTTTCCATTTCCAGGAGGTAGAACTTTCTTTTGTTGCTGACTTCTTTTGTTCAGGCCAGCAGCCAGTGGCGGAAAGTTCAGGACcgcttagaagatgatgaaagaTGCTCTTGCCTTGAGAAAATTGACCGTTTGGAGATTTTCCAGGTAGTTCTTATTTTTCTTACTCAAACAATTTTTTTAACATCTCATTTTGTAAGCACCAGCATTGAAGTTATGTtgcaaccttttttttttttttttgcttttctgTACATTAGGAATATATACGTGATTTAGAGAGGGAAGAGGAGGAGCACAGGAAACTGCGGATGGTATATTGTTAATTGGACTCTGGGGTTTGCCATTAAATTTACCTTTTGAGACTTTGTTTTATCTCTTTCTGACTGAACATATACCACGGATTCAAATAGGATGAATTGAGGAAAGCAGAACGTAAAAATCGTGATGAGTTCCGAAAACTGATGGAAGAGCATCTTGCTGCGGGAATACTTAATGCAAAAACTAACTGGCGTGATTATTGCATCAAGGTTATTAATTCTTTCTTACTTTCCCTGAGAGTGATTAtattcattaatttcctttttGTTTTGTGTTCTTTTTGAATTTCATAACCAAGAatttccttctttattttttgtGCTTTCAGGTCAAAGATTTACCTGCATATCAGGCTGTCTCATCAAATACCTCAGGGCCAACAGCAAAAGACTTATTTCAAGATGTTTTTGATGAGCTGGAGAAACAGGTGAACATAGGTTGCTAGTATCTCTCTAAGTAGTACATTGGCTCACAAATGTACTGGTGAAGTTTCTTGTGGCGTGGGAGATATGTTTCATGTGAATTTCTGTGGATGATAGCATTTTGCTTTTTATTGTTGATTAGTATTACCAAATCATGCTTAATTCGGCCTGATATCAAAGAGGAAAAGGAGGTACTGATGGAAATAATATTGTAGGATATGGAATTTAGAGGTTAGAGAAAAAGGACTATACTTTTGTGGCACAATTGCTATGTGAAAAGGTGTGTGCACAGATTTTCTTTTTATAAGGTTTTCATATCCTTTCCACTAGACAAACACAGATTGAATTTACAAACTGAGTGTTCTGCAGAGATCATGGTGCCAAACAACCAAATTGATTTATTAAAGCAAGCAAGGACTAAATTGGTGATATATCTGTCAACTACAGTTTGTAAGGGGATTTAACAAATCAGCCGTCATAAATTTTTTGATCTGAAGCATTTTAGTCAATTACCAGTTGAAGCCTGACATGCCTCCACGATCTTCTCTGTTTGCTCATCAATCAGAGACAGAATCTCCGACAGATTTTACTAGTGCAAGC
Encoded proteins:
- the LOC104098947 gene encoding pre-mRNA-processing protein 40A-like isoform X8 — translated: MANNSHFTGMQPPIPPLAGPPGPHQGAIPSMSLQQFQPMLPPQQAQPYVSGPSQQFQPLGHTNVAMPPQPSQIQFPQPMQQVAGRPVVGGHIMPQGPPTPHDFQRNRPVTPVQAPLQPNLPMSNNHMPGAGGPSLPLSSSYNQVNADSSSSQYQMQTHDHSFPSGGQPWMSTSNHNVNSVTNMQKTGELAAHLAVPEAVYGVDSVETALSDWIEHASRKGKKYYYNRRTRISSWEKPLELMTDMERADASTDWREFTSPQGKKYYYNKVTRKSKWKMPDEVKLARQGMKVDLVKGLGKERDSISHASDFGSISGVKTSSPSANGSLVSAQGAMSSPIAVAPVSNLPTIVASESSSLSGNISSLTIGAVEMQNSLEPASPAVATSEKNGTAVTLENSVATPVTSSEFPSAQDSIVYEDGVSLENTEEVKKDATISETGSVTPSEEKTVEPGPLVYESKAEAKSAFKILLESANIGSDWTWDQAMRAIINDRRYGALKSLGERKQAFNEYLSHKKKLEAEERRVKQKKAREDFRIMLEECKELAPSTRWSKAISIFEHDERFKAVERAKDREDLFEDYMEKLEKKERARALEEQKRNRVEYLEFLKSCDFIKASSQWRKVQDRLEDDERCSCLEKIDRLEIFQEYIRDLEREEEEHRKLRMDELRKAERKNRDEFRKLMEEHLAAGILNAKTNWRDYCIKVKDLPAYQAVSSNTSGPTAKDLFQDVFDELEKQYLDDKSRIRDAVRMAEIGLTSTWTLEDFKVAIAKDISSPPISDTNLKV
- the LOC104098947 gene encoding pre-mRNA-processing protein 40A-like isoform X6 encodes the protein MANNSHFTGMQPPIPPLAGPPGPHQGAIPSMSLQQFQPMLPPQQAQPYVSGPSQQFQPLGHTNVAMPPQPSQIQFPQPMQQVAGRPVVGGHIMPQGPPTPHDFQRNRPVTPVQAPLQPNLPMSNNHMPGAGGPSLPLSSSYNQVNADSSSSQYQMQTHDHSFPSGGQPWMSTSNHNVNSVTNMQKTGELAAHLAVPEAVYGVDSVETALSDWIEHASRKGKKYYYNRRTRISSWEKPLELMTDMERADASTDWREFTSPQGKKYYYNKVTRKSKWKMPDEVKLARQGMKVDLVKGLGKERDSISHASDFGSISGVKTSSPSANGSLVSAQGAMSSPIAVAPVSNLPTIVASESSSLSGNISSLTIGAVEMQNSLEPASPAVATSEKNGTAVTLENSVATPVTSSEFPSAQDSIVYEDGVSLENTEEVKKDATISETGSVTPSEEKTVEPGPLVYESKAEAKSAFKILLESANIGSDWTWDQAMRAIINDRRYGALKSLGERKQAFNEYLSHKKKLEAEERRVKQKKAREDFRIMLEECKELAPSTRWSKAISIFEHDERFKAVERAKDREDLFEDYMEKLEKKERARALEEQKRNRVEYLEFLKSCDFIKASSQWRKVQDRLEDDERCSCLEKIDRLEIFQEYIRDLEREEEEHRKLRMDELRKAERKNRDEFRKLMEEHLAAGILNAKTNWRDYCIKVKDLPAYQAVSSNTSGPTAKDLFQDVFDELEKQFVFEELLERAREREEKEAKRRKRLADEFYELLHTSKEITASSKWEDCKSIFGDRIMGEESFLLEIFDKFSSELKEKAKEKERKRQEDKARKEKERKDREKKKEKHRRDKDRGDKSRKERERTKKDGTDSDKADTYSFEEIKRLGSDRDKKHRKRHMSSFDDNENEKDHSRNSYRHDNDHKKSKQVDQHVWSSEVNSEGQHKKQKRDHRSGSHRDGDSEDHKDGEFGEDGEVR